One Blattabacterium cuenoti DNA window includes the following coding sequences:
- the rho gene encoding transcription termination factor Rho, with the protein MFDITELKSKKLFELQEIARSSGLKKCTQLRKNELLEKIISIFNKKTTSFSSSKRENPFRKGFKSRKNTESNILLNVNEKKKLISNSHSQNRLRNPSNSHSQDRLRNPSNSHSQDRLRNPSNSHSQDRLRNSSNSHSQDRLRNSSNSHSQDRLRNPSNSHSQNRLRNPSNSHSQNRLKNPSKTRNKEEIIKFQRKNQNQTFTNPKVPFSRTESSNTFTQKNLNKYRTPEYEFEGIIISEGVLEIMPENYGFLRSSDFNYLSSPDDIYVSQSQIRLFGMKTGDTIRGEVRPPKEGEKYFPLIKILEINGSPPSFVRERDSFEHLTPLFPNEKFKLAGKNATLSTRIVDLFTPIGKGQRGMIVAPPKTGKTTLLKEIANAIAANHPEVYLIILLIDERPEEVTDMQRNVKGEVIASTFDEPADRHVKVANIVLQKAKRMVECSHDVVILLDSITRLARAYNTVSPASGKVLSGGVDANALHRPKRFFGAARNIENGGSLSIIATAMIDTGSKMDEVIFEEFKGTGNKELQLDRKIANKRIYPAIDLVSSSTRKDDLLLDHKTLQRMWILRKHLSDMNPVEAMEFLRSRMSRTQNNEEFLISMNG; encoded by the coding sequence ATGTTTGATATTACTGAATTAAAAAGTAAAAAACTTTTTGAATTACAGGAGATTGCTCGTTCTTCAGGATTAAAAAAATGTACTCAATTGCGGAAAAACGAACTCCTAGAAAAAATTATTTCTATTTTTAATAAAAAAACAACTTCATTTTCTTCTTCAAAAAGAGAAAATCCTTTTCGAAAAGGATTTAAAAGTAGAAAAAATACTGAATCCAACATCTTATTAAACGTAAATGAAAAAAAAAAATTAATTTCAAATTCTCATTCTCAAAACCGTTTGAGAAATCCTTCAAATTCTCATTCTCAAGACCGTTTGAGAAATCCTTCAAATTCTCATTCTCAAGACCGTTTGAGAAATCCTTCAAATTCTCATTCTCAAGACCGTTTGAGAAATTCTTCAAATTCTCATTCTCAAGACCGTTTGAGAAATTCTTCAAATTCTCATTCTCAAGACCGTTTGAGAAATCCTTCAAATTCTCATTCTCAAAACCGTTTGAGAAATCCTTCAAATTCTCATTCTCAAAACCGTTTGAAAAATCCTTCAAAAACGAGAAATAAAGAAGAAATTATAAAATTTCAAAGAAAAAATCAAAATCAAACTTTTACAAATCCAAAAGTTCCTTTTTCTAGAACAGAAAGTAGCAATACTTTTACACAAAAAAATCTGAATAAATATCGCACTCCTGAATATGAATTTGAAGGAATTATCATAAGCGAAGGGGTTCTAGAAATTATGCCAGAAAATTATGGTTTTTTAAGATCTTCCGATTTTAATTATTTGTCATCTCCTGATGATATATACGTATCTCAATCTCAGATTAGATTGTTCGGAATGAAAACCGGAGATACTATAAGGGGAGAAGTTCGTCCTCCGAAAGAGGGAGAAAAATACTTTCCTTTAATAAAAATTCTTGAAATTAATGGGAGCCCCCCTTCTTTTGTAAGAGAAAGAGATTCTTTTGAACATTTAACTCCTCTTTTTCCAAATGAGAAATTTAAACTAGCTGGTAAAAATGCGACCCTTTCAACAAGAATAGTGGATCTTTTCACTCCTATAGGAAAAGGACAAAGAGGAATGATTGTAGCTCCTCCTAAAACAGGAAAAACTACTTTATTGAAAGAAATAGCTAATGCTATTGCAGCGAATCATCCGGAAGTGTACTTAATTATATTACTTATTGATGAACGTCCAGAAGAAGTAACTGACATGCAAAGAAATGTTAAAGGAGAAGTGATTGCTTCTACTTTTGATGAACCAGCAGATAGACATGTTAAAGTAGCTAATATCGTATTACAAAAAGCTAAAAGAATGGTGGAATGTTCTCATGATGTTGTAATTTTATTAGATTCTATAACTCGTTTAGCAAGAGCATATAATACTGTATCTCCTGCATCTGGAAAAGTGTTATCAGGAGGGGTAGATGCCAACGCTTTACACAGACCCAAAAGATTTTTTGGAGCAGCTAGAAATATAGAAAATGGAGGATCTTTGTCTATTATTGCCACAGCAATGATTGATACAGGATCCAAAATGGATGAAGTTATTTTTGAAGAATTTAAGGGAACAGGAAATAAAGAACTTCAATTGGATAGAAAGATTGCTAATAAACGAATTTATCCTGCTATTGATCTCGTTTCTTCCAGTACTAGAAAAGATGATTTGTTATTGGATCATAAAACATTACAGAGAATGTGGATTTTAAGAAAACATCTTTCCGATATGAATCCAGTAGAAGCTATGGAATTTTTAAGATCACGTATGTCTAGAACTCAAAATAATGAAGAATTTTTAATTTCTATGAATGGATAA
- the proS gene encoding proline--tRNA ligase produces MIRKQLTKRNKNYSKWYNEIVVRSGLAEFSGVRGFMIIKPYGISIWEIIKKKLDKMFKETGHKNVYFPLLIPKSFFSKEKQHIKSFSKECAVVTHCKLKKKINQEELIIDSQSKLKEELIIRPTSESIIWKTYRRWIQSYRDLPILFNQWGNAVRWEMRTRLFLRTSEFLWQEGHTAHSTKKEAIEETEKILNIYTNFSKNFMAIPVLQGIKPYMDKFSGSETTYCIEALMQDGKALQIGTSHFLGQNFSKAFDVRFTNFNGKKEYVWSTSWGISTRLIGGLVMSHSDDHGLIIPPKIAPIQIVIIPIYKNKKELSKISDIIEKIQNVLEKKGISVQYDNREIFTPGWKFHEYEMKGIPIRISIGLYEVKHEKVEIFRRDTYEKMYVSWNCLKDFIPELLDKIQKNIYKKALQRTEECTFISDHYDDFKKKINTPGGFIISHWDGTINTVKKIQEETEATIRCIPIHNKIEIGKCIYSGNPSNQRVIFAKSY; encoded by the coding sequence ATGATTCGTAAACAATTAACTAAACGTAATAAGAATTATTCCAAATGGTATAATGAGATAGTTGTTAGATCTGGATTAGCGGAATTTTCAGGAGTTCGTGGATTTATGATTATTAAACCATATGGGATTTCTATATGGGAAATCATAAAAAAAAAATTAGATAAAATGTTTAAGGAAACTGGACATAAAAATGTTTATTTTCCTTTATTAATTCCAAAATCTTTTTTTTCTAAAGAAAAACAACATATTAAAAGTTTTTCTAAAGAATGTGCTGTAGTTACGCATTGCAAATTGAAAAAAAAAATAAATCAAGAAGAATTGATAATAGATTCACAATCTAAATTAAAAGAAGAATTAATTATACGACCTACTTCTGAAAGTATCATATGGAAGACTTATAGACGTTGGATACAATCTTATAGAGATCTTCCGATTCTTTTTAACCAATGGGGAAATGCTGTGAGATGGGAAATGAGAACGCGTTTATTCTTAAGAACTTCAGAATTTTTATGGCAAGAAGGACATACAGCACATTCTACTAAAAAAGAAGCAATAGAGGAAACTGAAAAAATATTAAATATTTACACTAATTTTTCTAAAAATTTTATGGCAATCCCAGTATTACAAGGGATCAAGCCTTATATGGACAAATTTTCTGGATCTGAAACTACATATTGTATTGAAGCTCTTATGCAAGATGGAAAAGCATTGCAAATAGGAACTTCTCATTTTCTGGGGCAAAATTTCTCAAAAGCTTTTGATGTCAGATTTACTAATTTCAATGGAAAAAAAGAATATGTGTGGTCTACATCTTGGGGGATTTCTACAAGATTAATAGGAGGATTAGTTATGTCGCATTCTGACGATCATGGATTAATTATACCTCCAAAAATAGCTCCTATTCAAATAGTTATAATACCAATATATAAAAATAAAAAAGAATTAAGTAAAATCAGTGATATTATAGAAAAAATTCAAAATGTTCTGGAAAAAAAAGGAATCAGTGTTCAATACGATAACAGAGAGATTTTTACTCCAGGATGGAAATTTCATGAATACGAAATGAAAGGGATCCCTATCCGAATTAGTATAGGATTATATGAAGTAAAACATGAAAAAGTAGAAATTTTTAGAAGAGATACATATGAAAAGATGTATGTTTCTTGGAATTGTTTAAAAGATTTTATTCCAGAACTTCTTGATAAAATACAAAAAAATATTTATAAAAAAGCTTTACAAAGAACAGAAGAATGTACATTTATTTCAGATCATTACGATGATTTTAAAAAAAAAATAAATACTCCCGGAGGTTTTATTATTTCTCATTGGGATGGAACAATAAATACAGTGAAAAAAATTCAAGAAGAAACAGAAGCTACTATACGTTGCATTCCAATTCATAATAAGATTGAAATAGGAAAATGTATTTATTCTGGAAACCCTTCTAATCAACGTGTGATATTTGCAAAATCTTATTAA
- a CDS encoding DUF4293 family protein, translated as MLYRIQTIYLVISIFISSLSFYFYPVFQNKKEIKYPFFVFDKAIFIFLIVCIALSICSFLSFQKRKLQILFNCINILLNSIIFIVILFVSFYQSNKSFLFLRKMNLFLTFLSIWIFYFSNKYIKKDIELINSINRIR; from the coding sequence ATGTTATATCGAATACAAACTATTTATTTAGTTATATCTATATTTATCTCTTCTCTTTCTTTCTACTTTTATCCTGTTTTTCAAAATAAAAAAGAAATTAAATATCCATTTTTTGTTTTTGATAAAGCTATTTTTATTTTTTTAATCGTGTGTATCGCTTTATCTATTTGTAGTTTTCTTTCTTTTCAAAAGAGAAAACTACAAATACTTTTCAACTGTATAAATATACTCCTAAATAGCATTATTTTCATAGTAATTCTTTTTGTTTCATTTTATCAATCAAATAAATCTTTTCTTTTTTTAAGAAAAATGAATCTTTTTCTTACATTTCTATCCATATGGATTTTCTATTTTTCTAATAAGTACATAAAAAAAGATATAGAGTTAATTAATTCTATAAATAGAATACGGTAA
- a CDS encoding YebC/PmpR family DNA-binding transcriptional regulator encodes MSGHSKWSNIQHRKSNKDFIKSKKFSKIIKEISIAVKEKNKTSFRLKNAILNAKSINVPKQTIERTIQKASKIKKNYKNLSLEGQIHGISLIIECITDNSVRTISNIRTFLNKKGGRLCHNGEIIHLFNRIGIFSIRKNDIHFSLEDFELMLIDFGAKDIFKEKEKVSIYTDFEYFGSMKNNLEKLKIPHLYQIKRISIQQKKNITKENEKKILNLIEVLEKNEDIQNVYSNLI; translated from the coding sequence ATGTCAGGACATAGTAAATGGTCAAATATACAACATCGAAAATCAAATAAAGATTTTATAAAATCTAAAAAATTTTCTAAAATTATTAAAGAAATTTCTATTGCAGTTAAAGAAAAAAATAAAACTTCATTTCGTTTAAAAAATGCAATACTCAATGCAAAATCAATTAACGTTCCTAAACAGACTATAGAAAGAACAATTCAAAAAGCTTCAAAAATTAAAAAAAATTATAAAAATCTAAGTTTAGAAGGACAAATTCACGGAATCAGTTTGATTATAGAATGCATAACAGATAATAGTGTTAGAACAATTTCCAATATAAGAACTTTTCTTAATAAAAAAGGCGGAAGATTATGTCACAATGGAGAGATCATTCATTTATTTAATAGAATAGGAATTTTTTCTATCAGAAAAAATGATATCCATTTTTCTCTGGAAGATTTTGAACTGATGTTAATAGATTTTGGAGCTAAAGATATTTTTAAAGAAAAAGAGAAGGTATCTATCTATACAGATTTTGAATATTTTGGTTCTATGAAAAATAATTTAGAAAAATTGAAAATACCTCACCTGTATCAAATTAAACGTATTTCTATACAGCAGAAAAAAAATATTACAAAAGAAAACGAAAAAAAAATATTAAATTTAATTGAAGTACTTGAGAAAAATGAAGACATTCAAAATGTTTACTCTAATCTAATTTGA
- the rpmB gene encoding 50S ribosomal protein L28 yields the protein MSKICELTGKKALFGNKVSHANNKKKRRFNINLCKKRFFLIKENKWITLKICTSAIKLINKIGIENALKRFNYNKYKKIKKIRKI from the coding sequence ATGTCAAAAATTTGTGAATTGACTGGAAAAAAAGCTCTGTTTGGAAATAAAGTTTCTCACGCTAATAACAAAAAAAAACGTCGTTTCAATATAAATTTATGTAAAAAACGTTTTTTCTTAATAAAAGAGAATAAATGGATTACATTAAAAATTTGCACATCTGCTATCAAGTTGATTAATAAAATTGGAATTGAAAACGCATTAAAACGTTTCAATTATAACAAGTATAAGAAAATTAAAAAAATTAGAAAAATTTAA
- the rpmF gene encoding 50S ribosomal protein L32, which produces MAHPKRRQSKSRKNKRRTHLKIKAPLLGQCSLTKKKHLYHHAYWDDNNLIYRGKIILKMNKNKK; this is translated from the coding sequence ATGGCACATCCTAAAAGAAGACAATCTAAGTCTAGAAAAAATAAAAGAAGGACACATTTAAAAATCAAAGCTCCTTTATTAGGACAATGTTCTTTAACAAAGAAAAAACATTTGTATCATCATGCTTATTGGGATGATAACAACTTGATTTATAGAGGTAAAATCATTTTAAAAATGAATAAAAATAAGAAATAA
- the accB gene encoding acetyl-CoA carboxylase biotin carboxyl carrier protein, whose amino-acid sequence MNLKDIQSLIEFISGSDIHEIKIQIGNTKIQVKNKIFKKKRKKLLNPIPVNDTDTIYSTISSDFSDRFYPKKKKEYKKNEYLTIKSPMIGTFYRKPHPDQDPFVKVGDEIKKGTKVCVIEAMKLFNEIESEVDGKIIKIFVENASPVDYDQPLFLLDPKIIK is encoded by the coding sequence ATGAATTTAAAAGATATTCAATCTCTGATTGAATTTATTTCTGGATCTGACATTCATGAAATAAAAATTCAAATAGGAAATACTAAAATTCAGGTAAAAAATAAAATTTTTAAAAAAAAGAGAAAAAAATTATTGAATCCAATTCCTGTAAATGATACTGATACAATTTATTCCACTATTTCTTCCGATTTTTCAGATAGATTTTATCCTAAAAAAAAGAAAGAATATAAAAAAAATGAATATTTAACAATTAAATCTCCTATGATTGGAACATTTTATCGTAAACCTCATCCAGATCAAGATCCTTTTGTAAAGGTTGGAGATGAAATTAAAAAAGGAACAAAAGTCTGTGTTATAGAAGCAATGAAATTATTCAATGAAATTGAATCTGAAGTAGATGGTAAAATAATTAAAATTTTTGTTGAAAACGCTTCTCCAGTTGATTATGATCAGCCTTTATTTCTCTTGGATCCAAAAATTATTAAATAA
- a CDS encoding DNA recombination protein RmuC gives MYYLLGLFLCSFFIIFFFFFKKFEFLFKEESRNQKNEIQKEFQYEKRELIDSFKEVKDGLIQSIKDFQDSIEKKIHFYIENQSNKLNFFHKEQEKLVDITEKKLEEIRGNVNEKLQKSLNTHLGKSFEIIGNQLFFLQEGLGKMKNLSKDVSSLKRTLNHVKICGSFSEMQLSMLLQQILSPDQYACNVITKSGTNCVVEFAIKLPGLGDGNVIWLPIDVKFPKETYEKIQNAYNQGEKKNIEIAKKNMESVLKKMSKEIKDKYIDPPHTTDFAILFLPFEGIYAEIVKNSSLLEELQRKYKIIITGPSTLAAMLNSLQIGFRTLAIQKRTSEVWKILETVKKEFTKFGSLLYQAQDKLKAASKDIDKVIGVRKNLIEKKFKDIEN, from the coding sequence ATGTATTATCTTTTGGGACTTTTTTTGTGTTCCTTCTTTATAATATTTTTCTTTTTTTTCAAAAAATTTGAATTTCTTTTTAAAGAAGAATCTAGAAATCAGAAAAATGAAATACAAAAAGAATTCCAATATGAAAAAAGAGAACTCATAGATTCTTTTAAAGAAGTAAAAGACGGACTTATACAATCTATAAAAGATTTTCAAGATTCTATAGAGAAAAAAATACATTTTTATATTGAAAATCAATCTAATAAATTAAATTTTTTTCATAAAGAACAAGAAAAGCTTGTTGATATAACAGAAAAAAAACTTGAGGAAATAAGAGGAAATGTCAATGAAAAACTACAAAAATCCTTGAATACTCATTTAGGAAAATCATTCGAAATAATTGGAAATCAATTATTTTTTTTGCAAGAAGGATTAGGAAAAATGAAAAATTTGTCAAAAGATGTCAGCTCTCTTAAAAGAACTTTAAATCACGTAAAGATATGTGGTAGTTTTAGTGAAATGCAACTTTCAATGCTTTTACAACAAATTTTATCACCAGATCAATATGCATGTAATGTAATTACTAAATCGGGAACAAATTGTGTAGTAGAATTCGCAATTAAACTCCCCGGTCTTGGAGATGGGAATGTAATATGGTTACCAATTGATGTGAAATTTCCAAAAGAAACTTATGAAAAAATACAAAACGCTTATAATCAAGGAGAAAAAAAAAATATAGAAATAGCTAAAAAAAATATGGAATCTGTACTTAAAAAAATGTCTAAAGAGATTAAAGATAAATATATCGATCCTCCACATACTACCGATTTTGCTATTCTTTTTTTACCTTTTGAAGGAATATATGCGGAAATTGTTAAGAATTCAAGTTTATTAGAAGAATTGCAAAGAAAATATAAAATAATCATTACAGGACCATCTACATTAGCGGCTATGTTGAATAGTTTACAAATAGGATTCCGTACTTTAGCAATTCAAAAAAGGACTTCTGAAGTATGGAAAATTTTAGAAACTGTAAAAAAAGAATTTACAAAATTTGGATCTTTGCTTTATCAAGCACAAGACAAATTGAAAGCAGCGTCTAAGGATATAGATAAAGTGATTGGAGTAAGAAAAAATTTGATTGAAAAAAAATTCAAAGACATAGAAAACTGA
- a CDS encoding dihydroorotate oxidase: MKKQIDISSSINGIKLSSCIMNASGVLCSTEKELSDIMESSSGAVVTKSCTLIPREGNPPPRYFEWNIGSINSMGLPNLGIDFYLNFLEKKKSRKPFFLSISGLSIEENYKLILKANLSKINAVELNLSCPNLVEKKNILGYDFYKISDFLENLFELTKKPLGVKLPPYFEDFHIKKIALILNQFPICFVTCINSLPNGIFIDRMNETTVIHPKEGFGGVGGSVIKPFALANVRRFYNYLRKDIYIIGCGGICSGKDVFEYILCGASAVQVGTQFLREGIQVFDRLKNEFFSILRKKNYFSIEEFKGKLKNI; encoded by the coding sequence ATGAAAAAACAAATAGATATTTCTTCTTCCATAAATGGAATTAAACTTTCATCCTGTATTATGAACGCATCAGGAGTTCTCTGTTCTACTGAGAAAGAACTTTCTGATATTATGGAGAGTTCTTCTGGAGCAGTAGTTACAAAAAGTTGTACTCTCATTCCAAGAGAAGGAAATCCTCCTCCAAGATATTTTGAATGGAATATAGGAAGTATAAATTCTATGGGCCTCCCAAATCTTGGGATAGATTTTTACTTAAATTTTTTAGAAAAAAAAAAATCTAGAAAGCCTTTTTTTTTATCTATATCAGGACTTTCTATAGAAGAAAATTATAAACTTATTCTTAAAGCAAATCTTTCAAAAATAAATGCTGTAGAATTAAATCTATCTTGTCCAAATCTTGTTGAAAAAAAAAATATATTGGGATATGATTTTTATAAAATTTCTGATTTTCTAGAAAACCTATTTGAATTAACTAAAAAACCTTTAGGAGTAAAATTACCTCCTTATTTTGAGGATTTTCACATCAAAAAAATAGCTTTGATTTTAAATCAGTTTCCTATTTGTTTTGTTACTTGTATTAATAGTTTGCCAAACGGGATTTTCATTGATAGAATGAATGAAACAACAGTAATTCATCCAAAAGAAGGGTTTGGAGGAGTAGGAGGAAGTGTGATAAAACCATTTGCATTAGCTAACGTTCGTAGATTTTACAATTACCTTAGAAAAGATATTTATATAATTGGATGTGGAGGAATTTGTTCTGGAAAAGATGTTTTTGAATATATATTATGCGGAGCTTCTGCAGTTCAAGTAGGAACACAATTTTTGAGAGAAGGAATTCAAGTATTTGATAGATTGAAAAACGAATTTTTTTCAATTCTCCGAAAAAAAAACTATTTCTCAATAGAAGAATTCAAAGGAAAATTAAAAAACATTTAA
- the prfA gene encoding peptide chain release factor 1 produces MKKNPLIKKFEVLEKEFHEISNSIINTDHKNKNRKKYKTLFKKYNKLEKLLHLYEKYKKKLISLQEANFILETDSDPEMKEIAFLEKKKILKDLSFIEKKSHDLLSTPISPINTTEENNRNAIVELRSGTGGDEACLFVEDILRMYVLYFKQVGWKYEIIHAQKGGKKGGGYKEIILDVRKSTKEEKGEIYGNLKFESGVHRVQRIPKTESQGRVHTSAITVAVLPEVGDIDININLSDIKKETFRSSGAGGQHVNKTESAVRLTHFPSKITVECQEGRSQHKNFEKAMNVLRSRIYQNEKEKKLKERSIKRKCLVSTGDRSVKIRTYNYPKNRVTDHRIHKSIYDLVGFMNGNIQEMIDLLTKYDESKIQF; encoded by the coding sequence ATGAAAAAAAACCCATTGATTAAAAAATTTGAAGTTCTTGAAAAAGAATTTCATGAAATTTCAAATTCAATCATTAACACTGATCATAAAAATAAAAACAGAAAAAAGTATAAAACACTATTTAAAAAGTATAATAAACTAGAAAAGTTACTTCATCTTTATGAGAAATATAAAAAAAAATTAATTTCTCTTCAAGAAGCAAATTTCATTTTAGAAACAGATTCTGATCCTGAAATGAAAGAAATAGCTTTTTTGGAAAAAAAAAAAATTTTAAAAGATTTATCTTTTATTGAAAAAAAATCACATGATCTCCTTTCTACTCCTATTTCCCCTATTAATACAACAGAAGAAAATAACAGAAATGCAATTGTAGAATTACGTTCCGGAACAGGAGGAGATGAAGCATGTCTTTTTGTAGAAGATATATTACGAATGTACGTACTTTATTTCAAACAAGTAGGATGGAAATATGAAATCATACATGCTCAAAAAGGAGGAAAAAAAGGAGGCGGATACAAAGAAATCATCTTAGATGTAAGAAAAAGTACAAAAGAAGAAAAAGGAGAGATTTATGGAAATCTAAAATTTGAATCTGGAGTCCATAGAGTACAAAGAATTCCTAAAACAGAATCTCAAGGAAGAGTCCATACATCTGCTATTACAGTAGCTGTTTTACCTGAAGTCGGAGATATAGATATAAATATAAATTTATCCGATATAAAAAAAGAAACATTCAGATCTAGTGGAGCTGGTGGACAACATGTTAATAAAACAGAATCTGCTGTTAGATTAACTCATTTTCCAAGTAAAATAACAGTAGAATGTCAAGAGGGGCGATCACAACACAAAAACTTTGAAAAAGCAATGAATGTTTTACGATCACGTATTTATCAAAATGAAAAGGAAAAAAAATTAAAAGAACGATCCATAAAAAGAAAGTGCTTAGTCTCTACAGGTGATCGTTCTGTAAAAATACGTACCTATAATTATCCTAAAAATAGAGTCACAGATCACAGAATTCATAAATCTATTTATGATCTTGTAGGATTTATGAACGGAAATATTCAAGAAATGATTGATCTTCTTACAAAATACGATGAATCAAAAATTCAGTTTTAG
- the accC gene encoding acetyl-CoA carboxylase biotin carboxylase subunit produces MFKKILIANRGEIALRIIRTVKEMGIKTVAVYSTVDKNSLHVYFADEAVCIGPPSPNQSYLNVPNLISAAEITNADAIHPGYGFLSENPYFSSMCKKHGIKFIGPLPNHMIQIGNKISAKKTMKKIGISCLPGSDCFFVESSYKEIEKIAEKIGYPIIIKSVSGGGGKGIRSVLNKNSLKNSWEEAKKETLACFGRGKKEMYIEKLILNPRHVEIQIIGDKYGKACHLSERDCSIQRRNQKLLEEAPSPFLTPYLRKKMGEIAVKAAESIHYEGVGTIEFLLDKNKNFYFLEMNPRIQVEHPITEEITGLDLIQEQICLAYGKKLSEKNYYPKMYSIECRINAEEPYKNFRPMAGKITQMHVPGGKGVRVDTHIYAGYSVSHYYDSMIAKIITTAKSRKETIEKMRRSLDEFVIEGICTTIPFHKQLMQNKDFLKGEYHTNFLDTLKFY; encoded by the coding sequence ATGTTTAAAAAAATATTAATTGCTAATAGAGGAGAAATAGCTTTACGGATTATACGAACAGTTAAAGAAATGGGAATAAAAACGGTCGCTGTTTATTCTACCGTAGACAAAAACAGTCTTCATGTTTATTTTGCTGATGAAGCTGTATGTATAGGTCCACCTTCACCAAATCAATCATATTTAAATGTTCCAAATTTAATATCTGCAGCTGAAATCACTAATGCAGACGCTATTCATCCTGGATATGGATTTCTTTCTGAAAATCCCTATTTTTCATCTATGTGTAAAAAACATGGAATAAAGTTTATAGGTCCTCTTCCAAATCATATGATTCAAATAGGAAATAAAATTTCAGCTAAGAAAACTATGAAAAAAATTGGAATATCTTGCTTGCCTGGATCTGATTGTTTTTTTGTAGAATCCTCTTATAAGGAGATAGAGAAAATTGCAGAAAAAATAGGATATCCCATTATAATTAAATCTGTTTCTGGAGGTGGGGGAAAAGGAATACGATCTGTTTTAAATAAAAATTCTTTAAAAAATTCTTGGGAAGAAGCTAAAAAAGAAACTTTAGCATGTTTTGGAAGGGGAAAAAAGGAGATGTATATAGAAAAATTAATTTTAAATCCAAGACATGTAGAAATACAAATTATTGGAGACAAATATGGAAAAGCGTGTCATTTATCAGAAAGAGATTGTTCGATTCAAAGAAGAAATCAAAAATTATTGGAGGAAGCTCCTTCTCCATTTTTAACTCCATATTTAAGAAAAAAAATGGGGGAAATCGCTGTCAAAGCAGCTGAGTCTATTCATTACGAAGGAGTAGGAACTATAGAATTTTTATTGGATAAAAACAAAAATTTTTATTTTCTAGAAATGAATCCAAGAATTCAAGTGGAACATCCTATAACAGAAGAAATAACAGGATTAGATCTTATACAAGAACAAATTTGTTTAGCTTATGGAAAAAAACTTTCTGAAAAAAATTATTATCCAAAAATGTATTCTATAGAATGTAGAATTAATGCAGAAGAACCCTATAAAAATTTTCGTCCTATGGCAGGAAAGATAACTCAAATGCATGTCCCAGGAGGAAAAGGGGTTCGTGTCGATACTCATATTTATGCTGGATACAGTGTTTCCCATTATTATGATTCTATGATTGCAAAAATTATTACTACAGCAAAAAGCAGAAAAGAAACTATTGAAAAAATGCGTCGTTCATTAGATGAATTTGTTATAGAAGGGATTTGCACAACTATTCCTTTTCATAAACAGCTTATGCAAAATAAGGACTTTTTGAAAGGAGAATATCATACAAACTTTTTGGATACATTAAAATTTTACTAA